The bacterium region CAAAAGTTTGCGCTGGATGGAAGGGTTGACGCAAGCCGATAAAGAGTCGTTTCATTCATCGTTGGCTAAAACTGTCAGGTTATTGCCTTCTGAAATTAATCCGGAAGGTTTCTTTATTGCCAAATTGCGAAAAACAGGTGACGTGATTGTCAAAAACGATAAAGAACCGTTTCATAATAAAAAAATCAGGTTTGAATTCCACAATGCGGATGATCGCAACATTCGGAATATGACGGGCTATTTCGGAGAACGTTTCGGGATCGACCCGGAGTTTTGGAAACCGTATTTATTTGTTGTCAAGGAAGATGAGATTCTGATTGCCTCCGGTGAATGGCTTGGAAAAGAATCGATGCTGAATCGTATTTACACGCATCGGGTTGGAACTCGTCTGGCTCGAACCCGGCGTGAAGGTGAATGGAAATTGTCGACCAATTTTGCTCAGCTTTGCCATCCGCAAATTACTAAAAACCGCATTGAACTTACCGACATCAAAGAAATTGAGACATTCGTCGAAGCGGGAACGATCCGCCGGGAGTTTGAGATCAAACAAGGCGGCGTGGTGGTTTTTGCCGACGGATTGCCTCTGGGCTGCGGCGTCATGCACCAGGGTAATTTGAAAAGCCAGATGCCTAAAAGCCGTAAGGTCATCGGCGTGGACTTCGATTAAAATTTGAACCCGACCCCAACGGTTGTTTTCTTCGAAATCGGATCGTAGCCGAAAGACAATCCCGTCAAACCATTGTGTTGATTATAAGTTTCCGCTGAATTACGCGCGCTGAAAATATTCCAAATCGTTGAACCCGCCACTAATCCTAGTCCAACCAGTGCCATACCATCGCCGGGAGCACCACCGGTCGCATCGTCATCGTTAGCATAACGCATGCTTGCCGCAATATGACCAAATACCATCAGTGTTCCCGCAGCTCTTAATCCCATGCCGATTCCACCTCGGGCATAATCTTTAGCATAAAAATTTCCTACCGATGGTCCAATTAATCCGCCGTACACTAATAACGATGTTGCGGTGACGAGTTGAAGATCTTCGACATTCGAATCGCCGATAGAAAAAAGTGCGATACTGGCTCCAATCGGTATGAGCGTGTGCGCCAAAGCCAAATTTACTGCCTTCGTCGGATTTTTAAGTGTGAGTGATTGTCTGGTTTGATCAGAAAGGGTGGGTTCAAAGGTTTGTTTTTTAATTAGAACTACTGATTGAGTCGAATCTAATTCGCCGGCCACTAAAGAGTAATTCAAACTTACAACAGCGACCATGAGCATGAATAATGATTTCACGATAACCTCCAATTTATAAAGTTATCCGTGAAATGGCGAATTTAATGCCAATTATAGAGTATTGATAAAACGAAAGATAGCAATAAAGCCGTTTTGAATTGAAGAACGACCGCCTTCACACTGTCAAAAAAACCTTGCTGTATTGGATTCTAAAATCCCGTTGGTTCATTTCCCGATTTCCATTTGATATTACAGCCAATGCTGGGGCGTTGGTCAGAATTCGGCGACCGGCCTTCAAGAACGGCTTCAATCGCTGCGCGAATGTCTTTTCCGGTAACAGGAATAGTACTTCCCGGGCGGCTATCATCTAATTGCCCTCGGTAAACGAGTTTCAATGAGCCGTCAAAAAGGAAAAGGTCCGGTGTGCATGCGGCGCCATAATTTTTTGCAACTTCCTGCGACTCGTCATAAAGGTAAGGAAAAGTGAATCCCAAGCGTTTGGCCTGCTCACGTAATCCGTCCGGCGCATCGTCACGATAAACGGTTGCATCGTTAGAACTAATGGCGACAATACCGATTGAGATGTATTCTTTTCCAATTTTTGCCAATTCCTTTTCAACATGTACCACGTATGGGCAATGTTTGCAAATAAACATTACAAGAAGTGCCGGTTTATTCGCAAACGAGTTGAGCGTAAACCGTTTTCCCGATACGACATCGGGCAAATCAAAATCCGGAGCTTTTGTTCCAAGCTCGGTCATATTAGATGGAGTACGGGCCATAAATTTTTCCTTCGATTAAATTATTTTTCAAATAAAATTGGAAGAGGATCGATCTGGCCGTTCCCGCTGCTATATCCGTCGTGCCATTCCGTGACGATATGATCCCACATTTCAAAATGCAAGTGTCCTGAATATCCTTTTTCACACAAAGGTTCTTCGAGAATGTAACCCAGCCGTTCGCCTTTTTTAACTTTTTGTCCGGGAACGACAACAGACGAAGACATGTGAGCGTACATGGATGTGAAAATACCGTAGGGAGTTTCGTGCTTGATCCAAACCACATTTCCGATAGCGCAACTTTCCAGGTGCGATTTCAGAACTTCTCCGTCCGCGACAGCGATAACTTCCTGAATGACTTCATAAAAAGCATC contains the following coding sequences:
- a CDS encoding thioredoxin family protein, producing MARTPSNMTELGTKAPDFDLPDVVSGKRFTLNSFANKPALLVMFICKHCPYVVHVEKELAKIGKEYISIGIVAISSNDATVYRDDAPDGLREQAKRLGFTFPYLYDESQEVAKNYGAACTPDLFLFDGSLKLVYRGQLDDSRPGSTIPVTGKDIRAAIEAVLEGRSPNSDQRPSIGCNIKWKSGNEPTGF